One Gossypium hirsutum isolate 1008001.06 chromosome A11, Gossypium_hirsutum_v2.1, whole genome shotgun sequence genomic window carries:
- the LOC107923779 gene encoding uncharacterized protein, whose protein sequence is MLSRESERKIFFFSLLVTLNRNFLTVSSLLHKMPPQNKAEEAAVCSDDNIQVAKFANGGCCFWMPFNSAVGPIRWQHLAVYDNDTDSESSMPSSDNEAWWTRGWRRFREWSELVAGPKWKTFARRFKNNRTGNGGGKFHYDPLSYALNFDEGPGGNGNYDDDYFKRNFSYRYATLPPSTKPSLDFDKEEPLVV, encoded by the coding sequence ATGCTTTCTCGAGAAAGCGAGAgaaaaatcttttttttctcCCTTCTCGTTACCCTTAACAGAAACTTCTTAACCGTTTCTTCGCTTCTCCACAAAATGCCGCCTCAAAATAAGGCGGAGGAGGCAGCGGTCTGCTCCGATGACAACATCCAAGTTGCCAAGTTCGCGAATGGAGGCTGTTGTTTTTGGATGCCTTTTAACTCTGCCGTCGGACCAATCCGGTGGCAGCATTTAGCGGTGTACGACAACGACACCGACTCCGAATCATCCATGCCATCAAGCGACAATGAGGCATGGTGGACGCGAGGGTGGAGGAGATTCCGAGAATGGTCGGAGTTGGTGGCCGGCCCTAAATGGAAGACGTTTGCGCGACGGTTCAAAAATAACAGAACCGGTAATGGAGGAGGGAAATTCCATTACGATCCGTTGAGTTACGCCCTTAATTTCGACGAAGGGCCGGGAGGAAACGGCAACTACGACGATGATTATTTCAAGAGAAACTTCTCTTACAGGTACGCCACGTTACCTCCCTCCACCAAACCCTCCTTGGATTTCGACAAAGAAGAGCCGTTAGTCGTTTGA